One Marinibacterium anthonyi genomic region harbors:
- the yxeM gene encoding putative amino-acid-binding protein YxeM precursor, giving the protein MRILLARWLAGVLLALALVGPALAQSPESTLNALLGEVRAGMPANCDAPEADALVRVLCSGHLRVGVRDSYPLFATVQDGERHGYDIDVARAIAQRLGVEPVWIPVKPATRISTLAEGGADVVIATMGHNTRRDAEATFIRPHYYQSETTIVGPKSIQIHSWDDLFNRTVCTTIGNYANARIVSRDVRVMLYDAAGRLPEALRDGTCRLAAQDDSFFAAYLAQDGFGDQFERKFGFDQVPWGMAVAADGADGLAQALELVSLIMHRDGGFLEIAQRDGIFTEFLQSQQALFNNPECIGAAGFAAPDCLIPALEADPPPTAFLPQVEAFLAWTKDTFGVSPALPMLMTQPAWDLFIAGVVNSLILVAGALAATLAFALFVGFISALPYRPVRFLAWLVVVTLQSSPVLLTLVVVTAVAQALFTYSSAVALGAAIVALGLMNGCNAGQAIGEAAESIRRERGLGRGLTMPLFGAAVSRSLTQLLSFLVNAAKGTPVASFTGAPELLAALTDITSFAAGRVATYTIVLVFYMIVVWFVVWVCNRVRARIERTGAGA; this is encoded by the coding sequence GTGAGGATCCTCCTTGCAAGATGGCTGGCGGGCGTTCTGCTCGCCCTGGCGCTGGTGGGTCCGGCTTTGGCGCAGTCTCCGGAGTCGACGCTGAACGCCCTGCTGGGCGAGGTCCGCGCCGGCATGCCCGCCAATTGCGATGCGCCCGAAGCCGATGCGCTGGTGCGCGTGCTGTGTTCGGGGCACCTGCGGGTGGGCGTGCGCGATTCCTATCCGCTGTTCGCGACGGTGCAGGATGGCGAACGCCATGGCTACGACATCGACGTCGCGCGCGCCATCGCGCAGCGGCTGGGGGTCGAACCGGTCTGGATCCCGGTCAAGCCCGCCACGCGGATTTCCACCCTGGCCGAAGGCGGCGCGGACGTGGTGATCGCCACCATGGGCCACAACACCCGCCGTGACGCCGAGGCGACCTTTATCCGCCCGCATTACTACCAGTCCGAAACGACCATCGTCGGCCCGAAGTCCATCCAGATCCATTCCTGGGACGACCTTTTCAACCGCACCGTCTGCACGACGATCGGCAATTACGCGAACGCCCGGATCGTGTCGCGCGACGTGCGGGTGATGCTTTACGATGCTGCCGGCCGCCTGCCGGAGGCGCTGCGCGACGGGACCTGCCGGCTGGCCGCGCAGGACGACAGTTTCTTCGCCGCCTACCTGGCCCAGGACGGTTTCGGCGACCAGTTCGAACGCAAGTTCGGCTTTGACCAGGTGCCCTGGGGCATGGCCGTCGCGGCCGACGGGGCCGACGGGCTGGCCCAGGCGCTGGAACTGGTCAGCCTGATCATGCACCGCGACGGCGGTTTCCTTGAGATCGCCCAGCGGGACGGGATATTCACCGAGTTCCTGCAAAGCCAGCAGGCGCTGTTCAACAATCCCGAATGCATCGGCGCGGCGGGCTTCGCGGCCCCTGACTGCCTGATCCCCGCGCTGGAAGCCGATCCGCCGCCCACCGCCTTCCTGCCCCAGGTCGAAGCCTTCCTGGCCTGGACCAAGGACACCTTCGGCGTCAGCCCCGCGCTGCCCATGCTGATGACCCAGCCGGCCTGGGACCTGTTCATCGCGGGCGTGGTCAATTCGCTGATCCTGGTCGCCGGCGCGCTGGCCGCGACGCTGGCCTTCGCGCTGTTCGTGGGGTTCATTTCGGCGTTGCCATACCGGCCGGTGCGTTTCCTGGCCTGGCTGGTGGTGGTGACGCTGCAATCCTCGCCGGTGCTGCTGACGCTGGTGGTGGTGACGGCCGTCGCCCAGGCGCTGTTCACCTATTCCTCGGCCGTGGCGCTTGGCGCCGCCATCGTGGCGCTGGGGCTGATGAACGGCTGCAACGCGGGCCAGGCCATCGGCGAGGCAGCCGAGAGCATCCGGCGCGAACGCGGGCTGGGCCGGGGGCTGACGATGCCGCTGTTCGGGGCCGCCGTCAGCCGGTCGCTGACGCAGCTGCTGTCCTTCCTGGTGAACGCCGCCAAGGGAACCCCGGTCGCCAGCTTCACCGGCGCGCCGGAACTGCTGGCCGCGCTGACCGACATCACGTCCTTTGCCGCCGGGCGGGTGGCGACCTACACGATCGTGCTGGTCTTCTACATGATCGTGGTCTGGTTCGTCGTCTGGGTCTGCAACCGCGTGCGCGCCCGGATCGAAAGAACGGGTGCCGGGGCATGA